The Serinus canaria isolate serCan28SL12 chromosome 8, serCan2020, whole genome shotgun sequence DNA window TTTTGAGTTCTTCTCAAGGTGTCAGCTCAATTTGGAAGATAAGAGCACTATTAATGTATAGAACATGCAATATGGTACTGCATATATACTTTATATAACACATCATGTAACCCTCTTTTTCTTAGCTAACAGCATTTCCTTATATAacacatatttatatttctttatatagCCCTGGTTTTGTTGGCTCATGTGGTCTCTTCCAATTGAAAATAGGTGTGCAGGGAATAATTTATTAGTAATCTTATTggacaaatttattttataaagtcATGCATAAGCCCCTAGTGTCCAGTGACATGGAATTTCCTTCTGAGTGCTGCAGAAGAAGCATGGTGAACTCTTGGTGAAGGAGATATCCTAGATACTTTGTGACTGATGTAACAGTTCTGATTTATAATATCTTGTTAAAGTTGGCATGAAATATTCACAGCACTGGTATACTGGTATATGAGTTAGAGACCAAATGCCTGTGAAAGTTTAGGGTAAGGACAGAAAAGACTTAACCATGAGAATTGCAcgttgaatttttttcttgttttatttttgaataagAAAATTACTATCAAAAATATACAAAGGTTTGAGTGAGTGGAACCTGTTGTTTAAGTATTCAAGTATATAATCTGGCACTAGGTACCAATATTAAACTTATGTAAAATCTatgaaaaaataccatttttgaATCAGTAGGTCTCAGTTGTGTACAAATAAAGCTATGCTATAACTGGTAAATGGTGTAGTGGTATATCTTTCTGGGTAGATACATCTTTAGTACATTACTCTTTGCATATATCTCTTCTGAGAAAAAGCAGTTGTTCACTAAAGAGAATGAAGAATgatttaagttttatttttgactAGCTGATGCTCTCTCAGCCCTGTGGTTAACACAGAACTGACTcacaaaaaattctgcagaCTTATAGGCTGTAGTAGGAATGCCATCCAGATGAAGATCTATAAAGAGAAACTCTGGATCAAGTTTCTAAATATCACATTTCTGCTCTGTTGCCAATTTTATCTATTCAAAGGTGTGACAGTATTTACTAGATTGTCTGTTTGACAAGGTCAGATGAAGGATGCTAATGTCTAAAATGTAAAGACAGTGCTTGTTATTCATCACAGGAACAATGAACAGAGAACTGAGTTACCGTTTTAAACTGGCAAAGTTATGTGGCTTGAGAGATCTGAAAATGTGTATGTGAACTTGATATAATCTGTtataatttttttggttttaaaaaagaGCTTGTCATTAGAGATTATTTTTACCAtaatcattattattatcattatattCAATTTTCTACTTAAAACCAGATTAATTTCTCTAGGTGTTGTTATATCTAGAGAATTGTTTAACTGAAAACCTTGGCATTACCTGAGCAAATAAAACTAATGTCTGTTAAGGGTGTGCTGTTACAACTTTCATTGTTAAATAAGGTGTTAGATTGCAGTGGATGTTTGGTGGATTAGATGAGATAAGCAATAGCCATTGAAGTAAGGCTGTTTGGTGGGggggttttgcttgttttgtttttaaaaactgcaacTAAACACGACCTCTGTCAAGAAACACAATCTCTCTATCAACTTTCAGTCTTTTAAGATTAAAACCCCCATAGTTAGAGGATCTAAGTCCTAGAAAGCTCCAGAAACTTGAAtgctttctttgaaaaacattaGTAAAAGTATCCACTCTTCATTTGACCTGGAATCAATTTAAACAGGTTGGTGACTTTCAAttccatttttctgctttcatccTGTTATAAATGATTTCATATCATATATTAGAATCCAGTGATgccagaaggaaagaaaaaggcatgtGTAGTGTTCTGGTGTGGAAAACCCTTGTCTTTGCCTCAGTGAAGTAGATTTTAGGGATCCCCCAAGTTTCTCTTGGAGCACAGTCTCTCTGGTttggctgctgccctgtgctctccgtgctgcccaggaggcagctgggggtACCCTTGTCCCTcactcctctcctgctgcagcttggaAAGGCACCTGTCATTACTGTAGCTGTGATGGGCCTGGCCAGGCTCCTTCATGTAGCTCCGTGGTGGGCAAAAGCATCCCTGTTCCCAGACAGTACAGATGGATTGCCCTCACCCTGCCTATGCCCAGGACAAGAAATCTTCTTGCTCAAGAGCTGGCATAAGTGTAGGGAGAAAAAGGTTTGGCTGATATCCAAAGGAAATTCCTCAAAAAAGCTGATTTATAAAGAAGCAATTTGACCTTTTTATTAAGCCTTGCTTTTATTGGAACAGGGATGACCCCAGCTCATGCTGGGAAGAGTAGGAACTAAGCAAGCCCACTGAAGACAATGTGCTCTGAGCTAATGAGAACACATGGGGCAATACAAAGCATTTCATGCTCTCTCATGACTCTTGTTTTGATAagctctcatttttttttttctccccattaaACTGCTTTAAACTAATGAAGTTTTAAAGTAGTCCCTAGTGATCTTTGAATCAGGTGGAATTTGTGGTGGATGAATGATGAGGCCAAACATGGTGGTGGCTCTTCAGTTTGCTTACTCTGACCTCTGGTGCGAGCTGTAGCAGCTCAAGATGCCTCTCTCAGAGCTGGTGTGCTGAGACAGGCCTTGAGAGGCTGCTCACACAGGGAGGTCTCCTTCCTAtgttccctgccagctctcacCTGCACTTTGAGTACTGGTGCTTTCTGCTGTGTGTGGATTCCTTCTCCTGGTATATCTGGAGGAGAAGGGTGATCACTTAAGCTATGGACCTGTCACAGGGGCCTGAACTGTGCTCTCATTTTGCCTTCCAATCAAGCTCACCAAACCTAATACACTGTTaatgtgtttgctttccttctgcACAGATCATGTTTTGCACTTTGAACACTCATAAAGTGGATATGGACAAGCTCTTAGGTGCACAAATCGGCCTTGAAGATTTCATATTTGCCCATGTGAAAGGACAGCGAAAAGAAGTGGAAATTCTTAAAACTGATGATATGCTGGGACTTACCATTACAGACAATGGAACTGGCTGTGCCTTTATAAAGGTAAACTTAATTACCAGTGAAATACTTTGTTCTATAGAAGCTCCTGTTACTATAATTGGTTAATTATTGGTTTCATGATCCTTTAGAACGATAAAATCTTTTATTATCATATATATGGTAAGGAAAGAATAAAGTTGCTTTTCTTTAGGGACATAATTCAAAATTAGTTCAGCTAATCTGTAATGCATGTCATTCAAAATCTGTTCATTTGTTCATTGCTTCTGTAACGTGTATCAGCTTTACAATGAGACCATTGTATCTCCTGAGCTACCCTGAGGAGGTAGGTGTTAGATACTGCTTGCATCTGCCCCCTCCTgttttaaactgattttctgATGTCATTTATTAGATGCTTATAGAACTTCTGTAACTCATGTGATAATGAGATCATGTTCTTTCAGTCTttggctgttcccagggcagaagCCTTTGGGCTGTACAAGAGTAGGGGCAAGTATAGTGGTTTTTCAGCTTTCCAGTATTGTAGCCTTAGACAGGGTGAATTACAAGGATATGGATCAACACAATTTACCAGAATGAGGTTGAGTAGCAAGTATGGGCAGTAACATACTCAGTATATTAATCATAAttgctttccttctcctcttctatATGACCTAGAGGCAGTATGTTTTGAGACAAGTAGAGGCTTATGAAATGATGCTGCCCTTCTTGCTAGACTAGGTATAAGGAACCTTAATcatgttttctgcctttttgaGATTCTTTGCTCTAATATATTCCAGTTACCCATTATTAGTGAGGCATTAGCAATTATCTTTGGTTACTGCTGCCCCAATCGTTGTTCTCATTGTAAACTGCCCCAGTCATTGTTCTCATGGTAAACAGAGCTTCTGTATGGAGAGGttgtattttctgttcattCCTTAGCTACCGTGGCTATAAAACAAGACATGGTTTACAAATCAGTTTGCTTGTCTTTGTTGTGGAAAAATGTGACTGAGGTCATGTTTGTGAAAGTCAAGATACTGTGAAGGTTTCACTAAGCATTTTGGCAAAATCATAGCATAACTTTTTATGTTTATAGACAAAGAACTGTGAATTTCTAGTGGTGGCATCTGTACAGCCCATAACATTCAGTCATGCTGCTGCTTATgtggcattttaaaagaaggCATTGAAGCAGTGCTTCAGAGAGCAGCGTTCACGAGTGCAGCCCTGTACAGCGACACTCCCTTTGTGCTTGCTTGGTAACAGGCAGGGAGAACAGCCCTCACACAGACTACTGCACAATTGGAGCACACTGGAAAACCCTCACAACATTAGCCAGACAAGCTGtaatttccagtaaattgtATAAAAGTCCTCTGAGcaaatatgtattatttttccttgtacTGGTCTAATAATAAGCATTGTAATGAAAATGATGCAGTCTTCATGGGAATGCATCAGTTTTAAGGAGTTTCCAGGAGCATactttgtttgttgttgttgcagaTTTAGCTAATGGATCTTTTAAATCAGCAAAGAAAATGctgacatatatatatatatatatatatatatattatatatatatatatataaaataatatatacacatatatacatacaaaaGTAAAAGCTGcgtctttttttcccttcattgtCTAGGTAAATGAATAAGCAGAGACTGTCTCTAAagttttgtagatttttttttgttcatatacacatattttcctttaaaaattgtaaCTGTGTCCcattcttaattaaaaattaatactaAGTTTACTGATAGGTGGGTTGTTGAAGGTTGCTGTGGGTTGTAGTTActttactgcattttaaataacaGGGAGGTTTCTAGGTTTGATGTGGTAGCCCAACCAATTTTAAACCTGACACTGAACTGCAGGGCTTTTTCCCTATGAACTTTAATCTTGTTTTGCCTTACTAAGAACAAAACCTGGTATCGTTCTGCTTTCACAAATTTGTTTTTGAGGTACACAGGCAGGTGGGAAAAAGTATTATGGAGTCAAATTAGTATTCAAAGAACAGCAGTAGAACTTGAAGTATGACTGAGTGGTGTACAAGGAGACATTATCAAATGGAGTGGGCATTGCATAGGAAATATAGATCCTCATAGCTTCTCAATGGGCTGTAGAGCCCTTGAAATACAGGCAATTGCATCTTAATTACTGTGACAGTGTAGCTCGACTGTCTCAGTCAGTTAACTTGGAGTGATGATAAAAAGTGACACAAATAACAGCCAGTGAATATTATTTCAACAGTTCTAGTGTTGGGATCCAAGTGCTAAGAAGAAAAGCTAAATGAATATTTAACATGTGGACTAAACATTGATTGAAGCCGGGTGGGACAGGTTTTTAGTCCTGGTAACGGGACTGCATTTGGCACATTTGGTTTTTGGTGTGTACAATACCACATCCACATTCACCACGAGGCTTCTGTTAGGGGCTAGAAAGAGTTAAACTCAGCCTGAAGCTTAAAATGACTGCAGTGCACTGTATGCCAGTGGGCACTGTCACACTTCCCACTGGCTCTCAGAAGGAGGCCCATGTGTGGGCTCAGCCCTGcgcagagctgggagcagctcccagaggatggcacagccaggctggctgctgcagtgggaggtGGCAGCTTGTTTATCTGCCTTGTCTCACTGCTATCTCACACAGTGAGCTGAACCATGGCAGTCTGTGTTGGAAAGATTGTTGTTCTGGAACACATTAGAATGAAATTTGTGTCTGCAAAGTAAAAGGTATTTTACTATGTCATAGCTTGTCTATTCAATAGCCATATAGTAATGGCTTACGTGATGTGTGCACATGATGAACCAACATGGTAGTATGtaacaacaaaaaccagaatCACTAAAAATTTAAAGTGTGATAAAtcattttaaaggtttttttcctcatactTTTTTAAATTGCACTTCATAGGAACGGTAACTTCTGTTATGACTTTTGGACTATTTGTATTTTCCATGAGATGGCAGTTAAAAgattttcttattctttattatttcaaaGGATATCCTTTAATACACAGCTGTATAGTTTAATGAGGAGAACACTAGTTTCAGCACTGGGGATGGGTCTTATTAAGATCAGCCCTTTACAGTATGTAATTTTTTACTAAGTCCCTGGACTAAatttgagaagagaaaaattctgtTCCTATGCTTGTCAAGCTATTAAAtagaaaaactcaaaaaactTGAGTAACCATTCACATGACTGAGATGTCTCTGATCAgttttaaagcacaaaaatattaGGTTATTCAGAACTCTTTATTTCTAAAGTGTGGTTgcattcttttttcccctgtctgACTGTATATTCAATGcttattaaaatactttgtttgaaaaataatgctttttaaaatgtgttttatgaTAATCTTATAGACAAAACACACTGCTGGAATAATAAGCTCAGTAATATTCATATTGTTAACTGACATTCTTGAAACTTGGTGGTGTTACCTCTTACAAATAATCaccttttaaagaaatgtttctaattctggtggtgtttttttttaaacaatagcGAATCAAAGAAGGCAGCATTATGGACCAAACCAAAACTGTCTGCGTGGGTGATCACATAGAGACcataaatgggaaaaatgtcTCAGAGTGTCGGCATTATGAAGTTGCCAAAATGCTAAAAGATCTGCAGAAAGGTCAGAAGTTTAAGCTGGAGTTGGTAGAGCCTTTGAAAGCATTTGGTGAGTGACCTGACTGTCCACCTTGTTCAGTAAAACACCTTGATAGTAAATCCCATCGTTGCATTTCattgtgggtttgttttcagaatgCAGCCAGGTGTCCACCTGTGCTAACGTAACTACTACAAGAAAGTACACttagcttttttctttgaagtggAAGATTTATGAATGGATTTTCTTCCATCTTGCTTTCTCCAGCAGTCATCCTGATGTGGGTTACCTCACCTGAACCTCTTTTGCCACTACATGATGTTGCAAAATTAGAACAGGAATTGTTTCATAGGTACAATTTTAGAGCACAAATCACTTCACTAATGTCCTGATCCTCaaaactccttttttcctctattGATGCATAATCCCTGTTGTTCTGTGTGTcagacttttttatttctgtaccCTTTTCTGGGGTCTGCTCTCTAGTGCAGAAGGAATCTGCAGCAAGCACTGTTTGGGATTCCCCTGAGCACCTCCCTTGCTGCCTGCCtgttctccctctccccctccccagcattTTTGTGGATCTCCAGTCGTGCTGCCGGTGTACTCAGAATTGGAAGAAAGCAGAATTGCAAAGCTCTGTCTTAGGTTGCCACCTGCATGCTGTGAGAAGTGCTGCTTAAATGGGAGGAATGCATACTTACTGCTAATTCTTGTATATATTAACTCTATCAatgtagaaaagaaacaaacaaggcAAGTTTTGCTCAGGCAGTCAAAATAGAGACCAAGTTACAATTTTTATTATCTCAATTTTTTGGATCCTCTCCCCAAACCATGTAGCATTTTCCTGtaataaaaacttcaaaataatgCTATATCATAAATTTGTATGAGGCCTTTTCTGCACACCTGCAATAACAGTCAATTCAATACCACTGTCTTCACTACAGCAGCAAGAagttttaatgtttatttttcaatttttttaatgtactaGTAGTTTACAGGTACTGTCATACACCAGTCTTGACACTTGGTGTCAGAATAGTAGCAGAAAttgaaaatgagagaaatgcaaagattttttttttttttgcttttggtgTTTCTGTGGAGAATGGATCTCTAATTTCTAATGTGTTTGTATGTAAGTTGGTACTGCTGTTAAGTAAATGTGTATGTTATACATTATGCTAAAGAATTGCATATGTTGTCTATCATCATTAGTAATGCAGCAATACCTCTTTCTAATATGGGCCTATAATTTTTGCTCAATGCTAGAAGTGTTACACACTTTGTTTGTAAAGAGCAGGGTAAATCATCATTTGATTGATGACTTCAGCCATAATTTAATAGTTTTTACTTTAGTCAGGTGACTAAGATAGCTTTTAGTCTGCCTGTGATGTAGAGGAGAAAATGCACTAATTTCATGGCAATACCTTTTTTCTGCCATTGATTTGAGAGGCAACCAGAGCTTTGTGGACAGATTTTTGGAAGATGCACATTATTTTTTACCCTACACAAATTAACTTGCAAGTTGCAGTGCTCAGTTTAAGAAGTCCTGCCTTTAGCCTTAGGTACAGTTAGGCTTCAGGCACCAAGATAACGCTTAAGCTGCAGCTTGAGCACTAAGAATAGCCCCAGAGGAGATGACAGACAAGATCCAGATTCTCCTTGAGTAGGTGCTGAATTCCTGTTAATTTCAACAGAATTTGGTGAGGGTACAGAAATAAGAGACAAACCTCtgtgtgaaattatttttatttttcttcctctcagcaGAATGTGAAATAAGCATAATTTACTGGTTGGACATCCTTCTACCACGTACACACAGGCTGCCTCAGCTCCCCTAGGCAAGGCTTGTAGCACAGAACTAAAGATTTGTACCAGTCACAAGCATCTGTGAAAAATGAATAGAAACAAAGTAAAGCAGCATAACACAAACTCTGCATTTTAATGATATGAACATGGAAAACAGTTTCTGTGATAGCCAGAGTGTTTTGGTCTAAAGTACTGCCCATGAAGGTTATGTCAAATCATGAGTTCTAAGGTGATAATGGTgacagaatttgaaaaatatggaGTTTCTTATCAGGAATGACTTTTTGAAACAAGTCTAGCAGAAATGATGACAATCTTAAGGATGTTTTAAACTGTCCTTGAAGCaataaaaggataaagaaaaagTGTTGATCCTAAGGATATATATAAGAGACTTTGACATACCTATTTGAATCATGAAAGCtaataaaatttacttttcaagCATACTGTTCAGCGTAATAATCTAGATTTGTGACCACTTACGCAAGAATGATGAGCTGAAATCTATTTGagcaaaattaatataatatgtTATAGTATTCCCTTCAAGAAAAGATTATTAGAAAGGTCTGCTATTAAGAGCAGGAATAATCTGTTAGAGAAAACAGGACAAATAAAAGCAGTTCTGCAGAATTGTCTCCTCTCTTCTAGCACTTTCCAGGTTCACTATGTAACTCCCATGTCAATAAGTAAAGTAAAGCCTTGCCACTCTTGAATGTAAAATTGCATCCTGGAACAAGAGACCCAAATCTTAAATGATTCCATGCTCCATCTACTAACTGGGGTGCCCTTACCCAGGATGGAACAAGAAAGGCTGAATTCAGGTAAAGGAATCTCTACAAATACTCTTTGTTGAGATTTATCAGCTGTGAAATAATTTCGGTGAAACCAGTGGAAAACCTCCTGCAGATCTGCTTATGGCCACTTCACCTCTGTGAGTGCTGATAAGCAGATTGTTAGCTCAGCTCAATGTGGCTCATCATCCCCTGCTTAGCAGGAGTGTTTGCACCTTTGCATCAgtgaaagataaaaatgttgCAATGCTGAACCTGCTGTGTGTTCTGCCTGTAAAGACCCAAATAAATCAGCAGTTGGCCGGTGACTTCAGCTGCTGtctaatttaaaattcttctctgtAGAATAGGGAAATAAAATTACACAAGGTACATATATGAAATGAATGCCATAGGCCTGCTTAGGTATATTGTTCAATGGAAGTCCTAGCCTCCGTGCAGCTGAGCAGATACTACAATTTGAAGACAAGAGATTGTTGGCAAAGCTATACTTAGAATAGTTAATTTATAATTAGATTTCTTCACTGTCTAGATCTCGATTAGACTAAATGTGAAGATACTGTAATAACCAAAACAGATACCTCATATTCTGTTGTACTGTACACGTACTTTtgtttggtattttatttttgttggatttttttttttttttttttttttttttttttttttttttttttttgtctttagaaAAGCTGGAGCCAAGGtccaaaggcagagctctgtCAGAGGCTAAAATCTCCAAAGGGAGAGAAACACTTCGCCTGAGAGCCAAAGGCCCTGCTACTGTGGAGGAAATGGTATGGTGGGGTAAATGCCCCTCCGTTTAATCACCCGGCTTCTGATTTATTCTTCCCCAAGGCTGATAAGTAGGAAGGAAATGTGGGATGTTACAAAGCTTGTGGGACTGAAGAGAACAACTAAAGTTGATGACTAGCAGGGATAGGATGGGGCTGAAGAACCTGGAAGCATAGAACCCAGAGTTAGAGTTCATGGACTACATGGATGAATTTAGATTAGACCAAGAGGTGctgaaaagagggaaaggggggCGGGGAAGAGATGGGATGGTTGTGAAGAGTTTGTTCCATTTCTGACACTGAAGTGTATGGGGTTGGTGTAAGGGCTGTTGTTAGGAGAGGCTAATTGGATACCTTGACATGAATTTGTGCAAAAACCAGGATTAGAGTTTGGTGAATTATATTTCTTATTCTGGGCTGTTCTAAAGCTGATGAGGATTTGATGGAGATCTGTATTGTCAGGAGATATAAGGCCCTGTTCAATTCGAATGCATGAGCTGTGTGGCTTGATATTAGGAGGAAAGCTCATGTTTGtgagaagagggaaagagagtGGAATAGTGTGTTTTATCTGTAGATTTTGTAAGTCTAGGTTGCCAAGATGGGAGTAAGGATAATCACTGGCACATTGCTGGTTATTTTGAAATCTGGATGGATATAATGAAACTTTTGCTCTTCTCTCCCTTTATTCCAACAAAGCCAACTGAAgttgaagaaaaagcaattaaaaaagtGGATGAGCTTCTTGAAACATACATGGGCATAAGAGATGTTGAATTAGGTGAGTTTTTAGCAGATAGATTACTACaagattaaataatttctcattttctgtagCCTAACATTTATTGAGTTCTTCAGTCTCTGGATGTAAGTGAAGGAAAATTTGTCCAGCCTGCAGTCTCAAAAACTTGCCTTTATTTCtacaaatgtgtttttctgataAAAGAGTCACCCTCCCACTTCAATTCTTGTGATGTAATTACTCAATCAATCCTCTATTCTTTTTGCAGCTATACACTGTTGCATGAATTTTTTAGTTACTTGCTATAACTGTCACCACTGTATTCTTTCTGGCATATATTTTCTAGTGGATCTTGTGTGTGCCATGGTTAAGAATTCTTAAGGATAAgtgtgtttatttgtttttttgccCCTTGGCATAGACCCATCAAAGTTGATTGCTAAGGTTTGAACCTGAGATCTTCATCAGTGAACAAGCAATTATTTAGCAAGACAACTGACAGAATAATTACACAAATTTATCAAAATCTCTAAAACCTGTATTCTGATGAACATGAGAAAACTTATAGAATATTTACTCGTTATAAGAATCATTGATTTATAGAAACTACGTAAATCTACGTAGAAAGAAACTACGTAACCCCAGTGTCATAAGTTCCTTAAAGATGCAACAAACTTGTCCTTGCAgctgttgcttttctttgttattGTGACAACAACTAAATAGGAATTGGTGTTTGTGTGGGAAGAAGCTGCAGTCTAGCTGTTGTAGCCTGCCTTGGCTGCTGTAATCCTCCTAGGATCTTGTGGAACTGCTGGTACTGAGACAAAGAGGAAGATATTTATTATTATGGTAATATCTTAAAAGAACCAgccaagaaaaaggaaagaataggCTAAATGGAATGTGGTCTTGAAAAGAAAGCTTTCatgagagagaagcagaaaaggcaaaccagaagagaaaatagGTCTGGCATGGAGCTCCAGAGAGCGAAGCATCAGAGCTGGAGGGGCAGCAGTTAGCTAACAGAGGAATGAGAACAAAAGGTGGTTATCTCAATAGCCAAAAGGGCTTTGTTGTGTGCTCCTACCAGCAAGCATCTGTTTGGCAGATTCCACTagtttttcacaggaaaaattgTAGGTAAAACCGTATTTGTCCTTCAGTCTAAGGCAGAAGTGGGCTTCCTGGCATAGaagagagggcagagctgcccaaaaCTTGAATTCTGTTTTGTAGGTTCTATCTAAACTTTCAAATTCCCGAGAATCTAGAAGTTCTCAACATTTCTGTTCCCAGCAACTCTAATATGTGATGCTGCTGCCATGCAGTGCACTCCTGGGAggcctgtgtgctgctgagccATGTTTAGGTTAGGGAGGATTCCACGTCCCATCTCATTCCTGCAACCTCTGTGCCTCAGTCTGGCTCAGGCTTCAAAGCTCTGAGTCCCCTGCCAGCTGTCCCTCTGGGAGCTGTTTTTGTCCTGCAGCTGTTGCAGTcctggctcaggctgggcttCTGGAAGCTCCTGTCCTTGCAGGTTACTTCCAAGGTCCCCAGGCTCCTTGCCCTACAGGAATAAGCAGCTGTaggtgctctgctgctggcatccATGGGAACTGTCCTGTGGGAACTGGTGTTCCTTGTATTTTTGGCTCTCAGTACTGTAAACAGGATGGCTCTTGCACAGTAGACTGAGAAGTTCATCTTTCAACACATGGTTGAAGTAGTAGCCAAGTACCTGGTAAACTTTTCCCATGAattccttgaatttttttttcccctcaaaaataTCTAATGCCCTTCATCTTTCAGTATGTAGTTtggaaacttaaaaaaaaaaaaaaagccttaaaagaATACTCAAAGAAGGAAGAGGTCTTTGTTCATACAGAGgctcttttcttcccagctggGTGGTTGCTTTGTCCCTAacctcttcttttcctccccaaaaaGTAGTGAAACCAAGAGAAACTGTCAGAAATCAAAGACTATAGGGTTCATGTAGCTTTACTTTGCACCTTTGAAGCCATATCCAGAAGTTCAAATCTAAGAGTCAACAGCCAGTGTTGATGACTCAAACGCCCCAACTTCaccattttaaaacaaacagctcCAGGATTCTTTAGGAAAGGAGAGCTAATCACCTGTCACAAATCTGTTCAATTAACACATGTCAGTTTTTCACATACTGGATGTGATCAGTCACCCATGAAAATGAGATATGAGGAAAAGATTCATTCAGAGAATGCCAATCACCACTTAGCTTGAAATTTCATTCATTACTCAAGCCAGATTAGTTGAAAATGCAAGTCATCACAATGTGCAGCTGACAAGTTATTAAGATCTCAATCATTGCTCACATCCATGCACTTCTGTTTGTCAGAATCTTTGGATGTCAGTTAATGTTACTCTTTCATCTCCATTAAAATGACACTTCCATGGTGTGATTGAATTCTGAAACAGTGCCCCAGTTTTAAGACATAAGttagaaagaaaggaaagaaaaactcatGTTAAATTACAGACAGAATTAAAGGTGAGATAAAGCCCTTAATTTTTGCATGGTTAAGTATCTTGACAGTTTCAAGAATGGCTGACTAAATCTACACACAGATCCCTAGGCTGGACCAAAATACTTGGAAATtgttaaagaaaatgcaagcaCTTTATTCTGGcccagttttttatttttatttcagagatcTAAATGCTATTGAGATTTACATACCTGCTTTTGGAtgcatttttacctttttagTTCTTATTCCTGTACTGAAAACTGTATGTAATCCAGAGAAGGGCCAGTTGGCTCTGGAAATGTATTCTTCAGGCATTTTAT harbors:
- the GIPC2 gene encoding PDZ domain-containing protein GIPC2 isoform X1 — protein: MPLGLRNKKKDKSKETFKLVESEAAAPAPAAAPAPSASASRLQFHTQLAHGSPTGRVEGFGSARELYARIGAAFGIHPAQIMFCTLNTHKVDMDKLLGAQIGLEDFIFAHVKGQRKEVEILKTDDMLGLTITDNGTGCAFIKRIKEGSIMDQTKTVCVGDHIETINGKNVSECRHYEVAKMLKDLQKGQKFKLELVEPLKAFEKLEPRSKGRALSEAKISKGRETLRLRAKGPATVEEMPTEVEEKAIKKVDELLETYMGIRDVELAATIVEAGRDKKNPDEFAVALDETLGDFAFPDEFVFDVWGAIGDAKQGRLE
- the GIPC2 gene encoding PDZ domain-containing protein GIPC2 isoform X2; translated protein: MPFVEIMFCTLNTHKVDMDKLLGAQIGLEDFIFAHVKGQRKEVEILKTDDMLGLTITDNGTGCAFIKRIKEGSIMDQTKTVCVGDHIETINGKNVSECRHYEVAKMLKDLQKGQKFKLELVEPLKAFEKLEPRSKGRALSEAKISKGRETLRLRAKGPATVEEMPTEVEEKAIKKVDELLETYMGIRDVELAATIVEAGRDKKNPDEFAVALDETLGDFAFPDEFVFDVWGAIGDAKQGRLE
- the GIPC2 gene encoding PDZ domain-containing protein GIPC2 isoform X3, whose translation is MFCTLNTHKVDMDKLLGAQIGLEDFIFAHVKGQRKEVEILKTDDMLGLTITDNGTGCAFIKRIKEGSIMDQTKTVCVGDHIETINGKNVSECRHYEVAKMLKDLQKGQKFKLELVEPLKAFEKLEPRSKGRALSEAKISKGRETLRLRAKGPATVEEMPTEVEEKAIKKVDELLETYMGIRDVELAATIVEAGRDKKNPDEFAVALDETLGDFAFPDEFVFDVWGAIGDAKQGRLE